Proteins encoded in a region of the Solanum dulcamara chromosome 9, daSolDulc1.2, whole genome shotgun sequence genome:
- the LOC129903107 gene encoding uncharacterized protein LOC129903107, whose protein sequence is MAGVVNKFFITSLIMWAAPIAILYAFNHNLIPGVTDMSPHSMTLVSGFVAVISVNVVIAFYICLAMREPSDKHEPDPKFLAEAQASVKQLGQNQDADLSDSRTKQE, encoded by the exons ATGGCGGGAGTTGTTAATAAGTTCTTTATTACATCTTTGATTATGTGGGCAGCTCCAATTGCAATTTTGTACGCCTTTAACCACAACTTAATTCCTG GTGTGACCGATATGTCTCCCCATTCTATGACATTAGTGAGTGGATTCGTTGCTGTCATATCAGTCAATGTGGTTATTGCATTTTATATTTGTCTAGCAATGAGAGAACCCTCTGATAAACACGAGCCTGATCCTAAATTCCTGGCAGAGGCCCAAGCTAGTGTAAAGCAGTTGGGGCAAAATCAAGATGCGGACTTGTCGGACTCCCGAACAAAACAAGAGTGA